Below is a window of Myroides profundi DNA.
TAATGTAAAATAGTATGAAAGAATTACAACTTCAAGAAATAGAAAGAGTAAAATCTATCTCTGAAAAAGACTTTATTGAAAAATATTTTAAAAAACAGATTCCTGTTGTAATAGAAAACTTAACTGAAGATTGGCCTGCTTACGAAAAATGGCGCTTAAATTATATAAAGGAAATAGCAGGTGAGAAAATAGTACCCCTATATGATGATAGACCTGTTTCACATAAAGATGGGTTTAATGAAGCACATGCAACAATGAAGATGGCTGATTACATAGATCTACTTGAAAAAGGCCCAACAAATTATAGAATCTTTCTTTATAATATAATGAAAGAAGTTCCAAGTCTTAAGAGTGATTTTAAATGGCCAAAATTAGGACTTCGGCTAGTAAAACAACTTCCAATGTTATTCTTTGGAGGAACAAACTCAAAAGTATTCATGCACTTTGATATTGATTATTCTAATATACTACATTTTAATTTCAATGGAGAAAAGCAATGTATGCTATTTTCACCAGACCAAACAAAATACATGTATAAAATACCTCATTCATTAATATCCAGAGAAGACATTGATTTTAACAATCCTGATTTTAATAAATGGCCTGCTTTAAAATATGTAAAAGGATATATCTGTAATCTAAAACATGGAGAAATGCTTTATATGCCTGAAGGTTATTGGCACTATATGAAATACCTTACGCCAAGTATATCTATGAGCTTAAGAGCATTCCCTTCTAAATATAGTAACCTTGGAAAAGCAATCTATAATATTACTGTAATGAGATATTTTGATAATTTCATGAGAAGATTAAAAGGACAAGATTGGATTGATTACAAAAACAAAAAAGCTATAATCAATACTCATAAAAGACTAGGAATAAAATAAATTGATAAAGAATAAGAACATGTCCTTAACACTAGAACAAGCAAAAAATAAATTAGAACATTTTTGTGCTTATCAAGACAGATGTCATACTGAAGTTATATCTAAATTATTTAATTTAAAAGTTTCCTCTGATCTACACGATGAAATACTAGTTTATTTAATTAATAATAAATTTCTAAACGAAGAACGCTTTGCTCGTAGTTTTGCAAGAGGCAAACATAGAATTAGTGGATGGGGAAAAAATAGAATACTTGGAGAACTTAAAATCAGAAAAATATCAGCTAACCTAATAAAAATAGCGATGACTGAAATAGACGATACTATGTACTTCGAAACGCTAAATAAACTAGCAGAACAACGTTGGCAATCTTTAACAGATAAAGACATAAATAAAAAAAAACAAAAACTAATTGGGTTCCTACACAGAAAAGGATATGAAATGGAATATATACTCGATAAAGTAAATGATCTTCAAAAAGAATAAGAGCCTATAGGGCTCTTTTTTATAGCATTAGAACATATTTCAAAAGTTATTATAAACAACGATACTTCTTCCTGTAAAACGTTTATAAGTACAAAATACACCTACCCTATATAAACAAAAAAATCCCCAACCTCACACGAGATTGGGGATTTCTAAAGAAAGGCGGCGACATACTCTCCCACTGGTTAGCAGTACCATCTGCGCTAGCGGGCTTAACTTCTCTGTTCGAAATGGGAAGAGGTGAGCCCCGCTGCAATAACCACCTTAAATCGGTTGTTACTTTAACGTAACTAATATTTTTAACTATATTGATATTTTAAACTTAACTATATTTTAGAAAGTTGCCCTCCCCTTGTTAAAAACAAGGGGAGATTCACATAAGCTTACGGGTTATTAGTACTACTCGACTTTGACATTACTGTCTTTACATCTATAGCCTATCAACGTTGTAATCTCCAACGACCCTTTAAAGAAATCTCATCTTGTGGTGGGTTTCGCACTTATATGCTTTCAGCGCTTATCCCTTCCCAACGTAGCTACTCTGCGATGCCCCTGGCGAGACAACAGATGCACTAGAGGTTGGTCCAATTCGGTCCTCTCGTACTAGAATCAGATCCACTCAAATTTCTAACGCCCACAGTAGATAGAGACCGAACTGTCTCACGACGTTCTGAACCCAGCTCGCGTGCCACTTTAATGGGGCGAACAGCCCAACCCTTGGGACCTTCTCCAGCCCCAGGATGTGACGAGCCGACATCGAGGTGCCAAACCCCCCCGTCGATATGAGCTCTTGGGGGAGATCAGCCTGTTA
It encodes the following:
- a CDS encoding cupin-like domain-containing protein produces the protein MKELQLQEIERVKSISEKDFIEKYFKKQIPVVIENLTEDWPAYEKWRLNYIKEIAGEKIVPLYDDRPVSHKDGFNEAHATMKMADYIDLLEKGPTNYRIFLYNIMKEVPSLKSDFKWPKLGLRLVKQLPMLFFGGTNSKVFMHFDIDYSNILHFNFNGEKQCMLFSPDQTKYMYKIPHSLISREDIDFNNPDFNKWPALKYVKGYICNLKHGEMLYMPEGYWHYMKYLTPSISMSLRAFPSKYSNLGKAIYNITVMRYFDNFMRRLKGQDWIDYKNKKAIINTHKRLGIK
- a CDS encoding regulatory protein RecX, translating into MSLTLEQAKNKLEHFCAYQDRCHTEVISKLFNLKVSSDLHDEILVYLINNKFLNEERFARSFARGKHRISGWGKNRILGELKIRKISANLIKIAMTEIDDTMYFETLNKLAEQRWQSLTDKDINKKKQKLIGFLHRKGYEMEYILDKVNDLQKE